From the Trifolium pratense cultivar HEN17-A07 linkage group LG4, ARS_RC_1.1, whole genome shotgun sequence genome, the window CATCATCAAAGCTGCGTCGGCGGGTGTCACAATCCCGCCGGCAGCAAAATGCACAACAGGAAGTCTACCCATTTGTTTCGTTTGTGCAACAAGATCATAAGGCGCTTCAATTTTCTTCGCAAAAGTGAAAACTTCATCCTCATCCATATTACTAAGAACCCTCAATTCTTTCATCAAACACCTTACGTGCGTCACGGTTTCTGAAACATTACCTAAATTTGTTAACTCTCCTTGAATCCTTATCATTGCTGCACCTTCTCTAATTCTACGAAGCGCTTCGCCGAGGTCGCGGGCCCCACTAATGAACGGTGTTCGGAAAttatgtttgttgatgaaattCTGATCGTCGGCGGGAGAAAGAGATTCGTTTTCGTCGATGTAATCGACGCCGACGGCTTCGAGGATTTGTGCTTCAACGAAATGGCCGATTCTAGCGGGTGAGATGACGGGAATTGAAACGGTTTGTTTGATGGATTTGATTAAGGAAGGATCAGTCATGCGTGATTGGTCGGAAACTATGACGGCGCAGGCACCGGCTTGTTCGGCGATTTTGGCTTGACGGAGATTGGTGACATGGAGAATTGCACCGCCGCGGAGGGTTTGTGCGAGGGCTAATTTGAATGAGTATGGGTTTTGGATTGGATCGGTGATTACGGTGGTGTTGTAGACTGTGACGGTGGTGTCTTGTGCCATTGAGATCAAGGTGTTTGTGAAAATGCGTAGGTGAAAAATGAAAGTGTTTGTTGAAATGCGTAGGTGAAGAGAGAATTGAGGTGAGTAAGTAAAAGATTGGGGAGAGAAGGATCTAGAAGAACTTTGAGAGTGGGTTCTGGAAAATTCGAATAATGAGTTGGTCGATGAGAGAGAGATGAGTCAAACTGTCAAATAGTATGTAAATGTTCGATTCTGTTGGTCATGGAATATTCTGCAAATTGGATCAtctcatttcatttattttttaaaatctaaatctCTTTTCATCCAACCGGTTGGTTCAGTGATAATCGATGCCGAGTTTAATAGAGAAGACCACAATTCAATTTCTCGCAACTGCGATTGAAagagactgaaaccacttgatgccaaaactgatcctgaatcagattaaacggtaaaaaaaatatatatacaattaaaagAGAAAGTAAAATTAAGTGAGATAGAGgagtaaaaaaaactaatttgatatgaaaaaaaaaatctttttgatgaaataaattgataaaaatgaaatttagtCTTTTTTATCAGTAGATGATGTGACAATTACCATCAGAAATTCATAACTGAATTCAAACATATGAGTTACAGTTAAGTTGAAAGAGATCCTTTATAATTCTATTGGTGTGCTCAAACTATTAGCAATTTTTTTAGGTTACCATCttataataaagtttttatttcacaattttttttaacacatttcattaatcaaatagGTATCAGTAAAACGAGGAATCGACTAACAAATACGATTGCCTAAATTTCATCATAAATTCATTATATGATCAAgtctttctttttcttgatctacaccaaaaaaactaattttccCGCCATCTTTACTTGGAATTGATTGAACAATCATAGAACTCAAACTGCAAAAATGGCGGCACCATTGATACTACCCAAATTGACTCTTCTAATCCTTGTATTCTGCATTTTAATCTCTTTCGATCAACACAAACACAACaccaataacaacaacaacaacaacaaaaccttcaaTTTCATCAACACCATTCCATTTCCAATACATTCTTTTTCCGGTGGTCCTGTTTCTTTATCTGTCACCACCAACAAGAACCATTATTCagactcttcttcttctgattCTAATTCTCAATCTCTTCTTGAATATGATTTTTACCGTAATTCTTGTCCGAATGCTGAACGCATTGTTCGTTCTACACTTCATCGGGTTTATAAAACTAATCACACTTTGATTCCTGCTCTTATTCGTCTTGCTTTTCATGATTGCTTCATTCAGGTTAAGtccctttctttttatttataattattttgcattttcttgtgtattattattattattagttcaaaacaagaacaaaaagaaggttttttttttaaaaaaaaaaattattatttgctCATTTCTGGTTCTGAGTGTATTATCTTAGAGAAATTTGTGTTTTGATGTGTGGTGTTTTGAATAAAATTAGATTTATGTTAACACCCTAATgtgcaaaaattataaaaatgatatttttttttttatctcaaacataaatctattttaattataatcaaatttatgaAATTAAGACGATTTCATAATTAGTTTACTTTTAAGAGTGTATAGCATAAGTGTTTATCATATAAGAGTGTATAGTATAagtgtttatcatataagtgcttaatgTATAACAAAAGATTAAACAAAGTCAAacttttttgggaaaaaaaacgAGTCagattttgttttcatataagctataattTGCTTTGGATATGTCGTAGGTTGTTTCTGTAAGTTCTCTTATATAGTCTTAGAAGTACTTATGCAAATGCAAGtagataaaatcaaataatctaatccaaacagaccctcgGTGTTTGGCGTGTATTTATGATCTTTACATTTTTATGTGAAAGTTCGGTCGTATAATTAGgccttatttattttatgaaattgaaCTGTGTTGATTTTAATTGGGTTTGCATCAGGGATGTGATGCTTCTATTTTGTTAGAAGATGATGATTACATTGATTCAGAGAAAGATTCACCTCCCAATGGAAGTCTCAAAGGCTTTGATGTAATAGAGACGATTAAATCCAAGCTTGAAGTGGCATGTCCTGGAGTTGTTTCTTGTGCTGATATTCTTGTGCTGGCTGCAAGAGACTCTGTTGCTCTGGtaacattcattttttttcctgtaATTGCATTTACTGTATCTTTTTACTTTTGAACCACATAATGTCATTTGGTTATATTTGTTCTTAAAAATCTCTGCATATATCTAAATGGTGATATGTGATTAGATGCATGTGTAAGAAAGTTTTACACTGACAgtacatatataaattaaatcctaatgtttaatttttaatagaCTTTTGAATATAATATGATCATTGTGTTTTTTATAGGCTGGTGGTCCATTCTATCCATTATATACAGGAAGGAGGGATGGTTCTAACTCTTTTGCTGACATTGCAACAGATGAGCTTCCTTCACCCTATGCTGATTTATCTCAAATCATTTCATCCTTCAAATTAAGGGGATTTGATGAAAGAGAAATGGTCACTCTCTTAGGTTAATTTCTAATTTattctttccttttttctttgtattaatGTTCTAAAACAAAGACCAACATGATGTGGCACTAGTGGTAGATGTTTGGGTCCTTTTAACCATTTGGCCCAAGGCTCGATTTCTAGCCGATgagtatgaaaaaaaatatgttgagaGAGGTCAATCCCTTAGATAGATCTCAGTTAACCTCGAGGGATTAGTCTTTACAATTGTGCCAGAGATAGATACCTTAGTTTACATTAGAGGAACTTTTTCCTTTTTAGCACCAGGCAGTTTGGACCTCAATAATTCCCTACCAGAACCATTCCAATGTATGACTTTTTTTGCAATTAAATAATGGAATTCAGAACATAGATAGGATACATTTGTTGTGATCCATGTCGTTTCACCTGCATTCGCCCACACTTCAAATGTCCTTAATGAGGGAGTATGTTGAGATCCCTATTTTCCTGCTTGTTGAAGTTGCATTTGAGTCTACATTGCCAAAGTTACTGGGTTGTGCAATGTATATATGTGTTAGGTAACCCTCATTTTATGAGTTAGCTTTTTAGAGCAAGATCCAAACTCATTTAACACACGATAACATTTAGTATTCAACACTCATGGACATAACTCATGTTTCTTTGATCCATTTTAGTGTCATTGTTTGCACATGAATTTGGTTTTCTCCTTGTGCTGATATTTGATTCTTGTGCAGTTTTTTCCATTATCAATTTGATGACTTAGTGTTCTGGACtggactaatgctagtccacctagaccctctcAAGTCCACGTGGCTTGTCcaatcacctccatgtcagcatgacACAACCTCtcaaccaagatagggtaaaattgcTATCCacacccactatctaagggtaatatcttggcagtccctcttaatgggccttggctagtccagcccactaagaggacctttggcccagagctgggggctataaatactctccctcttgggagagcaaggtagacactattcattactacaatctctatctctctctaacttctctctaagTACCTCTTGCTCTCTTActgacttaagcatcggagcacctgcaggtacaacccccccctccgtggaccatCTGCTCGGACCTGCTGCCCTATCatctgctcaacggacttccagctggccttccacctgttctgatcaacagttaagatcagtggcgccgactgtggggatctgagttctccccttctttatTGCCGACCAAGTaaacaaagaacaaaaccaatcattCACACTTCTGTCATGGCCAGTTCAACTCATTTTAACAATGACATCgaggacgctgctcctcccGTTTCTCCCCGCCTGTCTCCTGCTCTCGTACCAGACCaccaggccctccccgagtctgACCCAAGAGACGGGCAGGAAGTTTCCTGGACTTCGGAGGACGGCGACCTGGGCGTCCTGACGGAGAAGCAGGCTGGGAAGCGCCCCCAGTCCGAGCAGGGTAAGTCAGCAGAGACAGATTTGTCCGCTGCATCAGTTACCAACGCTGAGCTTGCTTCGCTCATAGCTGCTTTGAAGCAAACCACTGAGGctctccaaggccagaatcgccgCTTGGACGAGCAGAACACCAGACTTGATCGCTTGGAGAGAAACCAACGATTTTCAAGGAACAATTCTCCCCCGAGGAGGACTCCTGTCTCtcaatcccctcctcgtcaAGAGGTTGTCAAACAACGACGACCTGCACTTGAGCGGATTGAGCAGCCAAACAAGAAAAGAGACCACgtctcccctccccgcgagggtGTATCTTCCCCTGTTTCAAAGAAAGGAAAAACGGTGGACCGAACACCACCCCGTCGTCATTCTCCTCAAGGACTTAGTTTGATGACCAAGCAAGCGCAACCTGTAAGCCGCAATCAATTCTCCAGAAGTCCAACTCCGGACCGTGAGGactcacctcccctaaactcCCATGAGAGTGACGAGGAGGATCCTCGCTGCCCCCTATCTCATGATATTCTCCAGGCTCCTGTGCCAAAGGGATTCGAGCGACCACCTGCTCTCCCTGTATACGATGGACTGACAGACCCAGACGAGCACATTGCTTCAGTTAACGCTACCCTTAACTTCTTAAGGGTTAGCGGAGCAATCAGGTGCAGGATTTTTCCAACTACTCTCAGAAAAGGAGGAATGGCTTGGTACCACAGCCTACCCCCTCGTTCCATAGTATCCTGGATGGACCTATCCGACCAGTTCCGtagacacttcactgcttcccgcaagcagcCGAAGACCGAGGCAGTCCTGGACGCCATCTTCCAGGCAGAAAATGAACCTCTTCGCAGCTTTATAGAAAGGTTCAACAGGGAGGCCGTCCAGGTTGAGACAACAGATGATATGAAGAAATACTTGCTCCAGAGGGGCCTCAGACCAAACAGCGATTTCGCAAAAGCCGTGGGAATCGAAAAACCACGCACATTCAGTGACCTTCTCCTCAAGTCCCAGGCATACATCCAGTACGAAGAGCAGCAAGCTGCAGACGCTGCCCGTTACGGACGAGCAGGAAACAATCAACCTGCCCCTCGTTCTAACGCTGAGCAGTCCAgtagaggaggaggaagacCAAGAAGTGAAAGACCAGgaagaggcgaaaggcctaggGAAACCCGAGGACCCCCCAGCACTTTTAGCAATTACACTCCCCTTAACAGGACAAGGGATGAAATTTGGAAGGAAGTTAATTCAGCAGAGTTTAGCAAGGCAGGGATTAAATTCCCAAGACAACAACCTGCCAAGCCAGGCCAGGATAAGACCAGGTTCTGCAAGTACCATAAAGGTTATGGCCACTACACTGATGACTGTGTCCAGTTGAAGGATGCTATTGAGATTCTGATAAGGAACGGACAGATTAAGCAATACGTGAAGCGGGACCGTGCTCCCCGGACAGATGCTGTTGAAACCAGCAATTCAGAGGAAGCTGCACCAGAGAGCTCAgggcacaagccagttgccctGGCTATCTCCCGACCAGAAGATTTCCTCATCCCAGACCATCTGGATGACACCTACATTGCCCCTACATTAAACAAATGGGACACTCTCGCCCAAGCAATGGTGATCTCCGGTGGTGGGTTCGACAAGCAGACTGTGGGATCAATCAAAAGGAAATTCGAAGAGCTATTAGATGGCTCCTCCAACAGAAGTGCAAGTATAGACAAACCAAAAGGGCAGTCAAAGCCCATATCTTTCTATATGGAAGAACTGCCCGGAGGAGCAGCTAAttcccagatacccctgctcattAGAGTagacatggccaacatggacgtCAGAagggtactggtcgaccagGGCAGCTCTTGCGACATCATGTATTCTCAGCTTTTTAACACTCTGCAATTGGATGAAACATACCTTACTCCCTATTTCGGATCCGATCTCTCTGGGTTCAATGGGGCAACAACAAAACCTTGGGGCTACGTGGACCTGCTCGTCACCGTAGGCTCCGAAGAAACAGCAAAAACAATCAAAGTCAAGTTCTTGGTGGTGGATTGCCCATCTCTTTATCAATGCATATTGGGCCGGCCAGCCATTGCAGACCTAATGGCCGTCCCCTCCACTGCTCATCTCAAAATGAAGTACTACACTCATAAGGGGCAAGTGGCAACTTTGCACGGAGATATTGAAGCGGCCAGAAGAGTCTTCAATGCCTCCTCAAAAGGAAACGAGTACATCGGGCAGCTCCCCGAATCAAAAAAATCCAAGGCAGCAGCTTCTCTACCATTGCCAGAGATTAGCTCTATTGACCTGGACAGCAGGTTCTCCAAGCAAGAGAACAAGGACGAAAAGAAGCTCCGAAAGGACAAGAAAGAGGACGACGAGGCAAGTCAGGAACACCGTCGCCCAGTGCCGGATGGAGAGTTCGAGCTCATGCCCTTCGGTGAAGACCCGAGCAGGGCAATCAAGATTGGGACTGGGCTCCCCGAGCTGGCAAGGAAGCAACTGGAGGCCTGCCTGAAAGAAAACGCAGATCTGTTTGCATGGCACGCTTCTGAAATGCCTGGCCTGGACCCCAACGTcgcatgtcaccagctgaccATCGACCCCACTGTACTTCCTGTAGTTCagcgtaggcgtaggcagtcccccgagaaatcggaggctgcagaaaaatgtgtaaaagacctcctagaggcaaattttatctcggaggccaggtatacaacctggctgtccaatGTTGTATTAGtgaaaaaatctaatggaaaatggaggatgtgttgcgactataccgatcttaacagggcttgccctaaagactcttatcctTTACCTAGCATAGATAGACtagttgataattcttctggctttaaattattgtctttcatggatgcttattcaggttataaccaaattccaatggccGTAGCAGATAGAACAAAAACAGCCTTCATGactgagtcgggcaactattactacaacgtaatgcccttcggtctcaaaaacGCAGGAGCTACGTATCagaggatgatgaacaaagtcttccaaacacaaataggagacatgcttgaagtctacatggacgacatgatcgtcaAGTCCCCCGAGGAACTAGACCATGTAgtgcaccttcgaaaggtgttcgagcaggccagaaaaTACAACATGAGGTTCAATCCagaaaagtgcaccttcggggtccgagcaggtaaattcctggggttttacctaaccgaacgaggaatcgaagccaatcccgacaagtgcagagctttcgccgagctccccactccaaatgataagaagtccatacaaaccctcaatggaatgctaacatcgctttccaggtttgtatccaaatcagcacagCACGCACTTCCCTTTTTCAAACTgctaaagaaagaagcagtcttcgaatggacagatgaatgcgagcaagctctccaGCATCTAAAAAAGGCTTTGTCAGAGCCACCAgtcctctcacgaccaagtGACGAGGAGATACTATACTTGTACCTTTCCGTCGCTTCAGAGGCGGTAAGTGCAGCCCTTATTCGTGAAacaaacgaagggcagaaaccGGTATACTTTACTAGCAAAGCCTTACAAGGCCCTGAACTAAgataccaacaaattgaaaagaTAGCCCTTGCATTAGTTTATGCTGCAAGGAGACTCAGACACTATTTCTTGGCTCATACTattgtggtccgaacagaccagCCAATCAAGTCCCtgcttggccgaccagatatggcgggcaggatgctcaaatggtccctcgaactctctgaattcgacattcgttacgagagcagaaaagctttaaaagcccaagtcctagctgacttcgtcgcagagatgacCAGCTCCTTTCCAacagtggacggagcagataaGTGGACAATCTTTGTGGATGGAGCATCTAGCGCTACAGGAGCAGGTGCGggcatcattcttgaaaatgagaatggcttgCTAATCGAGGTATCCTTAGCACTATCTTTCCCAACTTCGAACAATCAAGCAGAATACGAAGCATTCCTCGCCggactacgtttggccgaggactTGGAAGCCAAGGAGGTAAAAATCTATACAGATTCACAGTTGGTAGCCTCACAGGTGCTAGGAGAATATCAaaccaagaatgataacctctctgaatacctgctgctagtaaaggaaaaaatcactaagttcaactctgttgaaatactacatgttccccgcgaacacaacaaaagggcagatatcctgtccaaacttgcaagcacaaaaaggaaaggcggaaacaaatccgtcatccaagagatactccctcgtccaagcatagaaaaaccaacCAAGGGCATGGACATAAACGTCATAGGCGACAAGAACTGctggatgactccagtatacaaTTTCCTCAAGCACGGAACTCTCCCGgacgaccagaaacaagcagctgtaatcagacgaagagcctgctcTTATGTCATACTAGatggaaaattatacaggagaggattcTCCATTCCCCTCCTAAAATGTGCggacgaggacacagcagattacatcctACGCGAAGTTCACGAGGGCATCAATGCCCAGCACCTGGGAGGTAGAtcacttgccaggaaagctctaagagcagggtactattggccaaccatgcaacaggacgccaaagaccatgtgaaaaaatgcgacaaatgccaaaggcatggggacatgcacttagctccccctcgagagctaaaatctttgtcttccccctggcccttcgcctggtggggcatggacctACTTGGTCCTTTCACCAAAGGACTTTACCAAAACCGTTACTTAATAGTAGCGGTagactacttcacaaagtgggttgaagccgaacccctctccgacataacgtcgttcagagtcctgcgcttcttcaaaagaaacgTGCTAGCAagattcggaataccacaggtggtagtcacagacaacggaacGCAATTTACAGACAAAGAGTTTCAAGCATTTCTcgttgccctgggcaccaagcagcacttcacCTCAGTTGAGCACCCCCAAACTAATGGGCAGGCTGAggcagccaacagagtaatcctgagaGGACTACGAAGAAGGctcgaccaaaacaaaaagaaatgggtcgaagaaCTTGACAACGTACTttgggcctatcgaacaactccacactccacaactggagaaacccccttccgaatggtatacGGAACGGAGGCAGTCatccccgtagagattggggaaccatctcgtcggactgagcaaCCTCTAGACGAGGAGCAGaatgacgaagcacttcgagaggagctggacctcgtcgaagaaattcgaacgGGAGCTTCATTAAAGGAAGCCAccttgaaacaaaaaatagctgcccggcatgacaccaaagtcatcaaaagagaatttgaggtgggcagcctcgtcctaagacgcaacgcagactcccaggatggcaaacttgccccaaattgggaaggaccatatcgcgtcattagcaaaacagaaaatggtgcatactatctcgaggaccttcgaggaaagaaacttcctcgaccttggaatgctcaaaaattgaaacaatattacagctaagttattgccacgcCAAAAAAGGCTGCTCGCACTTCATAACACAACGAGtcgagcaccttaaacaacggagggcaccatggcacacgtgctcatctaaaaccatGGCAGGAGAACTAATTCACCTAAGGGAAATAGAACTTctgctagacgaggataactcttGAAACGAGCTCTTCGCACCAgtgccacgacctagcacccagctcgcgatgggaagttcaGGTTGCGAAAAAGGGTACACTAGCGTGCCtgtattcgcgtaacttagaaacaactctaagt encodes:
- the LOC123921639 gene encoding pyridoxal 5'-phosphate synthase-like subunit PDX1.2, coding for MAQDTTVTVYNTTVITDPIQNPYSFKLALAQTLRGGAILHVTNLRQAKIAEQAGACAVIVSDQSRMTDPSLIKSIKQTVSIPVISPARIGHFVEAQILEAVGVDYIDENESLSPADDQNFINKHNFRTPFISGARDLGEALRRIREGAAMIRIQGELTNLGNVSETVTHVRCLMKELRVLSNMDEDEVFTFAKKIEAPYDLVAQTKQMGRLPVVHFAAGGIVTPADAALMMQLGCHGVFVGSEVFGYEDCFKRVKGIVQAVRNYNDPHVLVETMMGLNLGGDRIENE
- the LOC123921640 gene encoding putative Peroxidase 48 yields the protein MAAPLILPKLTLLILVFCILISFDQHKHNTNNNNNNNKTFNFINTIPFPIHSFSGGPVSLSVTTNKNHYSDSSSSDSNSQSLLEYDFYRNSCPNAERIVRSTLHRVYKTNHTLIPALIRLAFHDCFIQGCDASILLEDDDYIDSEKDSPPNGSLKGFDVIETIKSKLEVACPGVVSCADILVLAARDSVALAGGPFYPLYTGRRDGSNSFADIATDELPSPYADLSQIISSFKLRGFDEREMVTLLGAHNIGVIHCKFFENHLYNLSGTNKPDPSMNTEFLNVLRSRCNETDALSISASGYTSHASSSSLAEEQQKITMDSRKSLSGFGMLYYRSLLQGKGILYADQQLMEGEKTKYWVQEYASNPTLFRQDFALAMMKLSDLRVLTMPMGQIRRTCSKVA